A stretch of Microtus pennsylvanicus isolate mMicPen1 chromosome 5, mMicPen1.hap1, whole genome shotgun sequence DNA encodes these proteins:
- the Tmem70 gene encoding transmembrane protein 70, mitochondrial produces MLLLALGGRWAAGLRTGGWRTPWCAAAALRGSGVALWRAASRAEPARLLSGGLLRGVQPGLRAGGAQMPVFWERCVRCAHTQFDKPEDGRLIYTGNLARTVFGVKCFSYSTSVISLAFLPYLFSQSNVTFESLPLQILFYGIMGSFTVITPMLLHFITKGYVIRLYHEATSDTYKAITYNAVLSETSTVFHQNDVKIPESTHIFTTFYAKTKPLLVNPMLFPNPDDYNHLMGYDKPFTFDMEEVSEKKLHEDEK; encoded by the exons ATGCTGCTGTTGGCTCTTGGTGGCCGGTGGGCAGCGGGACTGCGGACCGGCGGATGGAGGACTCCATGGTGTGCGGCCGCCGCGCTCCGAGGTTCCGGGGTCGCCTTGTGGCGTGCGGCCTCCCGCGCCGAGCCCGCGCGACTACTGAGCGGCGGACTCCTGCGAGGAGTCCAGCCTGGCCTGCGAGCCGGGGGAGCGCAG ATGCCCGTTTTTTGGGAGCGATGTGTtcgatgtgcacacacacagtttgataAACCAGAAGATGGCAGGCTGATTTATACTGGGAACCTGGCACGCACAGTATTTG gtgTGAAATGTTTCTCTTATTCTACAAGTGTGATCAGCCTTGCATTTTTACCGTATCTTTTTTCACAAAGTAATGTGACGTTTGAAAGTCTGCCTCTGCAAATCTTATTTTATGGAATCATGGGAAGCTTCACAGTGATCACGCCTATGCTGCTTCACTTCATTACAAAAGGCTATGTCATTCGGTTGTACCACGAAGCCACAAGTGACACTTACAAAGCCATCACTTACAATGCTGTGCTTTCGGAAACCAGCACGGTGTTTCATCAAAATGACGTGAAGATTCCAGAGAGCACACATATATTTACCACCTTTTATGCAAAAACAAAGCCACTGTTAGTTAATCCAATGCTCTTCCCAAACCCTGATGACTATAACCATCTAATGGGTTATGACAAACCATTCACTTTTGATATGGAAGAAGTCAGTGAAAAGAAACTGCATGAGGATGAAAAATGA